The following coding sequences are from one Natrarchaeobaculum sulfurireducens window:
- a CDS encoding ornithine cyclodeaminase family protein produces MVTVLTADDVESLCDVETMLPAVETALVEQASGAVERPDRPHFPVGAGLDDDTPHGTGLTMPAYVHGEPYYATKLASVHEGNAARGLPTIQAQIALTDARTGTPVAYMPGTRVTNVRTGCVGGLAARALAAEPVRLAVIGAGAQARWQTRAIATTSDLESVTVYSRSDSKHDCADDLRADGIPAETAETAADAVSDATVVVTATTSTEPVFPADATDAELVVAVGAYEATMQELEPELFERADRVFADVPGEAIETGDLQGTSVREADLVALAEAFDGDRPDEPADGLTVVKSVGSAVMDLTAATTVYERSVDTDAGTDVPFRRVDE; encoded by the coding sequence ATGGTCACGGTTCTCACCGCTGACGACGTCGAGTCGTTGTGTGACGTAGAGACGATGCTCCCCGCTGTCGAAACCGCGCTCGTCGAACAGGCCTCGGGCGCCGTCGAACGACCCGATCGGCCGCACTTTCCGGTCGGTGCGGGACTCGACGACGACACTCCCCACGGGACGGGACTGACCATGCCGGCGTACGTCCACGGCGAACCGTACTACGCAACGAAACTCGCGAGCGTTCACGAAGGAAACGCGGCCCGCGGTCTCCCGACGATCCAGGCACAGATCGCGCTTACCGACGCTCGAACCGGAACGCCGGTCGCCTACATGCCCGGGACGCGGGTGACGAACGTACGAACTGGCTGTGTGGGTGGCCTCGCGGCCCGAGCGCTCGCCGCAGAGCCAGTTCGTCTCGCGGTCATCGGGGCTGGCGCACAGGCCCGCTGGCAGACGCGGGCGATCGCCACGACGTCGGACCTCGAGTCGGTGACAGTCTACTCGCGAAGCGACTCGAAACACGACTGCGCCGACGATCTTCGGGCGGACGGAATCCCGGCTGAAACCGCGGAGACGGCCGCGGACGCCGTTTCGGACGCGACAGTCGTCGTAACTGCGACGACGAGTACGGAACCGGTGTTCCCGGCCGACGCGACGGACGCCGAACTCGTGGTCGCGGTTGGCGCTTACGAAGCCACAATGCAGGAACTCGAGCCCGAACTCTTCGAGCGGGCCGATCGAGTGTTCGCGGACGTGCCGGGCGAGGCGATCGAAACCGGGGACCTCCAGGGGACGTCGGTCCGTGAGGCCGATCTCGTGGCGCTTGCGGAGGCGTTCGACGGTGATCGACCCGACGAGCCAGCCGACGGGCTCACCGTGGTCAAAAGCGTCGGCAGCGCGGTCATGGATCTGACCGCGGCGACGACCGTCTACGAGCGCTCCGTCGATACCGACGCCGGCACTGACGTCCCGTTCCGACGTGTCGACGAGTAA